One genomic region from Cucumis melo cultivar AY chromosome 9, USDA_Cmelo_AY_1.0, whole genome shotgun sequence encodes:
- the LOC127150822 gene encoding uncharacterized protein LOC127150822, with protein MPPRRGTRRGGGRGGRGAGRGQPEAPPVAPAVDPNAPVTQADLAAMEQRYQDMLQAALAPFLAAQQNQAAPAQAQAAPVQAQAVAPPAPEEAQPVPVQLSAEAKHLRDFRKYNPKTFDGSMDNPTKAQMWLTSIETIFRYMKCPEDQKVQCAVFFLEDRGTAWWETAERMLGGDVSKITSEQFKENFYAKFFSANVKHAKLQEFLNLEQGDMTVEQYDAEFDMLSRFAPDMVRDEAARTEKFVRGLRLDLQGIVRALRPATHADALRIALDLSLPERADASKAAGRGSALGQKRKVETQPDVAPQRTLRSGGVFQRHRRELAAAGRTLRELPACTTCGRVHGGRCLAGSGVCFRCRQPGHTADMCPRKPFETTPPQPSAAQQGRVFATTRQEAERAGTVVTGRGRGKGKGKLASDPK; from the exons atgccgccacgtagaggtacacgccgagggggtggtaggggaggcagaggagccggtcgtggccagccggaggcgccacctgttgcaccggcagtcgacccaaacgcaccggtcacccaggcggatctcgccgcgatggagcagcgttatcaggacatgctgcaagctgctttggcgcctttccttgccgcccagcagaaccaggccgcccctgctcaggcccaggccgcccctgttcaggctcaggccgtcgctcctccagcccctgaggaagctcaaccagtaccagttcaactgtcggccgaggcgaaacacttacgggatttcaggaagtataatcccaagacctttgacggatccatggacaaccccacaaaggcccaaatgtggttgacgtccatagagactattttccggtacatgaagtgcccagaagaccagaaggtgcagtgtgcagtcttcttcttggaggacaggggcaccgcctggtgggagaccgcggagagaatgctggggggcgatgtaAGTAAAATAACTtcggagcagttcaaggagaacttctatgctaagttcttctccgccaatgtgaagcacgccaagctgcaagagttcctaaacttggaacaaggcgacatgacggtggagcagtacgacgccgagttcgatatgctgtcccgctttgctcccgatatggtaagggatgaggctgccaggacggagaaattcgttagaggactcaggctagaccttcagggcattgtcagagccctccgcccagccacgcatgctgatgcactacgtatagcactggatttgagcctgcctgagagagccgatgcgtctaaggctgccggcagagggtcagccttgggacagaagagaaaggttgagacgcagcctgacgtagcaccgcagcgaacactgaggtcaggaggtgtcttccagagacaccgacgggagcttgcagcagccgggaggactctgagagagctacccgcttgtactacttgcgggagagtccacggaggtcgttgcttggctggaagtggagtctgcttcaggtgcagacagccggggcacactgctgatatgtgtcctcggaaaccctttgagacgacaccgccccagccttctgcggcccagcaggggagagttttcgccactacccggcaggaggccgagcgagctggcactgtggtgacag gtagaggacgaggcaagggcaagggcaagctggcgagcgacccgaagtga